One Paraglaciecola mesophila genomic region harbors:
- a CDS encoding anti-sigma factor domain-containing protein — MNYLNPDLYNALAAQYVLGTLRGPARRRFSKLIMQNSEISEAVNRWELYLNSLGEQLPDVAPDADVWRKIEDRLGFSQIQNASPKIEATPEPTIKSSHVVPLPTKKPRLWQGLTALASAAAVVLAVLLVQMQPAPVSEVKQIAVINNQQTDLLWSIEITDQEIAVRATKALQAKADADYELWIVPEDGSAPVSLGLLPKAGASTLVKPVVFEQINIAALAVSLEPLGGSPNGSPTEVLFTGKLVIL, encoded by the coding sequence ATGAATTATTTGAACCCTGATTTATACAATGCGCTGGCAGCGCAATACGTCTTGGGCACACTTAGAGGCCCAGCGCGACGACGTTTTAGCAAGCTTATTATGCAAAACAGCGAAATCAGCGAAGCCGTTAATCGGTGGGAGCTTTATCTCAATTCGTTGGGTGAACAATTGCCGGATGTCGCTCCAGACGCAGATGTTTGGCGTAAAATTGAAGACCGCCTGGGTTTTAGCCAAATCCAAAACGCGTCACCCAAAATAGAAGCGACACCAGAGCCTACAATCAAATCTTCTCATGTGGTTCCGTTACCCACCAAGAAGCCTCGCCTATGGCAAGGGCTTACTGCACTTGCTTCTGCTGCGGCCGTGGTGCTCGCAGTGCTCTTAGTGCAAATGCAGCCAGCGCCTGTATCAGAGGTGAAACAAATCGCGGTTATCAATAATCAGCAAACAGATTTGTTGTGGAGTATAGAAATAACCGACCAAGAGATAGCCGTCAGAGCGACGAAAGCTTTGCAGGCTAAGGCGGATGCTGACTATGAACTGTGGATTGTGCCAGAAGATGGCAGCGCCCCTGTATCTTTAGGCTTGTTACCAAAAGCAGGGGCCAGTACCTTGGTTAAACCTGTGGTATTTGAGCAAATTAATATTGCTGCCCTAGCTGTGAGTCTAGAGCCTTTAGGCGGTTCGCCAAATGGTTCTCCCACAGAAGTGTTATTTACCGGAAAACTCGTCATCCTGTAA
- the mdoH gene encoding glucans biosynthesis glucosyltransferase MdoH gives MVFITSITGSWMMYEIFSESGITALEVVLLILFSITFLWISAAFWSACIGFILQIFDIDPLKLSRNKHFVGQTENVALKDRHAVVMPVYNEDTNRIMAGFEACLVDMERTGQLEHFDFYMLSDTQDSDMAQAELTAWNALCQRVGVLSENIYYRRREKNVHRKVGNLADFCQRWGYQYESMIVLDADSIMTGECMLTLVKAMQQNPMSALIQTVPIPVRSQTLFGRFLQFASCLYCPMLATGQAFWQTDSANYWGHNAIIRVDAFIQHCGLPTLKGKAPFGGDILSHDFVEAALLRRAGWDVLLLADLEGSYEEIPSNIIDYATRDRRWVQGNIQHLGIINGKGLHTVNRLHFLFGALAYMSSLVWLVMLVLSTIDAVVRATTETVFFASNYSLFPSWPVVKTEYIITLISATVIMLLGPKLLGAIVALVRRREQFGGGLALMSGALIEAVIAIIIAPLMMFYHAYFVLNVLVGKNVSWDAQGREGRMVPWKEAFKRTWVASAIAIVWGGITLSLTPILFWWLAPVLLGLLMAAPIIRFSSSLYLGKLSRSLGMFVSPSEVEEVPALSRLRIRLANMQPHDEVLLSCPPMPAQQWQDMPEQSFAYLSSSVDITSQQLASDSKQQ, from the coding sequence ATGGTTTTTATAACCTCTATTACAGGTAGTTGGATGATGTACGAAATCTTTTCAGAAAGTGGTATCACAGCGTTAGAAGTTGTGCTGTTGATATTATTTAGTATCACTTTCCTGTGGATCTCTGCCGCATTTTGGAGCGCATGTATCGGTTTTATTCTGCAAATTTTCGATATTGATCCGTTAAAATTGAGTCGCAACAAACATTTTGTAGGGCAAACAGAAAACGTGGCGCTTAAGGACAGACACGCCGTGGTTATGCCTGTTTATAACGAAGACACTAATCGAATAATGGCTGGGTTTGAAGCCTGTTTAGTTGATATGGAACGAACAGGGCAGCTAGAGCATTTCGATTTCTATATGTTAAGTGATACGCAAGATTCAGATATGGCGCAAGCGGAATTAACAGCATGGAATGCCTTGTGTCAGCGAGTGGGTGTGTTGTCTGAAAATATCTACTACCGTCGCCGTGAAAAGAACGTGCATCGAAAAGTTGGAAATTTAGCTGACTTTTGTCAGCGCTGGGGTTACCAGTATGAATCGATGATTGTGTTAGATGCCGATAGCATTATGACAGGGGAGTGCATGTTGACTCTAGTCAAAGCCATGCAGCAAAACCCGATGTCAGCCTTAATTCAAACTGTGCCTATCCCTGTGCGCTCACAAACGCTGTTTGGTCGTTTTTTACAGTTTGCATCCTGCTTATATTGCCCTATGTTGGCAACGGGGCAAGCTTTTTGGCAGACCGATAGTGCGAACTATTGGGGGCACAATGCCATCATACGTGTTGACGCCTTTATCCAACATTGTGGTTTGCCAACCCTCAAAGGGAAAGCGCCTTTTGGCGGAGACATTCTCAGTCACGATTTTGTTGAAGCTGCGTTACTCAGACGTGCCGGTTGGGACGTGCTACTACTAGCAGATTTAGAAGGTAGCTATGAAGAAATACCCAGCAACATTATCGATTACGCCACCCGTGATCGTCGTTGGGTTCAAGGCAATATTCAGCATTTAGGTATCATCAATGGTAAAGGCTTGCACACGGTAAATCGTTTGCATTTCCTATTTGGTGCGCTCGCTTATATGTCTTCGCTTGTGTGGCTCGTGATGTTAGTGCTAAGTACGATAGATGCAGTCGTGCGGGCTACAACTGAAACCGTGTTTTTTGCGTCGAATTATTCGCTGTTTCCCTCGTGGCCCGTGGTTAAAACCGAGTATATCATCACCCTTATCAGTGCGACCGTCATTATGTTGCTAGGGCCAAAATTACTGGGGGCAATAGTGGCGTTAGTCAGACGAAGAGAGCAATTTGGCGGGGGACTCGCGCTAATGTCTGGAGCGTTGATCGAGGCAGTTATTGCTATCATTATTGCGCCTCTGATGATGTTTTATCACGCTTATTTTGTGCTTAACGTACTGGTTGGCAAAAATGTTAGTTGGGATGCTCAGGGCCGTGAAGGTCGAATGGTTCCATGGAAAGAGGCTTTCAAGCGCACATGGGTCGCAAGTGCAATTGCTATCGTCTGGGGGGGGATCACACTTTCTTTAACGCCCATACTATTTTGGTGGTTAGCACCTGTGTTGCTTGGGTTACTGATGGCAGCGCCTATTATTCGGTTCTCCAGTAGTTTGTATTTAGGTAAGTTAAGTCGTAGCTTAGGCATGTTTGTCAGCCCAAGTGAGGTAGAAGAAGTACCTGCTTTGAGCCGACTCAGAATACGCTTGGCGAATATGCAACCACATGATGAAGTACTCTTGTCTTGTCCACCTATGCCTGCGCAACAATGGCAAGATATGCCGGAGCAAAGCTTTGCCTATTTATCTTCGAGTGTTGATATAACGAGTCAACAGTTAGCAAGTGATAGTAAGCAACAGTAG
- a CDS encoding glucan biosynthesis protein: MKSQNAFNQSHANSAQRKRNTLSRLVGLVCLTVSVGAFTQIKTTEEAPQVSEKKQTEQAEKKQNQKKEEGTAQQQKAPIPAPIAPKTSEERVFDLVTEQAKELAARPYVQPKQNLPAELADMNYQQYRAIRFNPEQAQWKDKAKFEMQLFHPGFLYRSPVEIKVVDDNSGIKNMLFETDRFIYEKDAAPLKGSVPKDAGFAGFRVHYPLKTNHYKDEVAVFLGASYFRLIGPGQIFGISARGLAIDTAEASGEEFPAFTKFWMLEPKPEDTKLIFFALLDSQSVTGAYRFELVPGLNTVMHVQSTIYAREDVNKLGVAPLTSMYLSGENDTRNFDDFRPEVHDSDGLSMHTSRGEWIWRSLNNPKGLRVTSLQDEQPKGFGLLQRDQNFASYQDTEAHYHERPGMWITPNNQWGKGRVELVEIPTNSETNDNIVSYWVPAQPFKKGEMREFDYTIRSVNGMLNKEAVARVSQVFNSWAALPGQDDAPEKNVRQMVVDFNAEEFAHLSDSIRLMPKLSLSSGSYKDLEVLQLPDKKTWRAQFKLQPENDNAIDMRLYLTLGGTRVSEVWNYVWSANEVE, encoded by the coding sequence ATGAAATCTCAAAATGCCTTCAACCAATCGCACGCCAATAGCGCGCAGCGGAAACGGAATACCTTGTCACGTCTTGTGGGTCTCGTGTGTTTAACGGTCAGCGTAGGTGCTTTTACTCAAATTAAAACAACTGAAGAAGCCCCTCAAGTGAGTGAGAAAAAGCAAACTGAGCAAGCTGAGAAAAAGCAAAACCAGAAAAAGGAAGAGGGAACCGCTCAGCAGCAAAAAGCTCCAATTCCTGCGCCTATTGCGCCAAAAACAAGTGAAGAAAGAGTATTTGACCTAGTAACTGAGCAAGCCAAAGAGTTGGCTGCTCGGCCCTATGTGCAACCTAAACAAAATTTACCCGCTGAACTGGCGGACATGAATTATCAACAATATCGCGCAATTCGTTTTAATCCCGAACAAGCCCAGTGGAAAGACAAAGCAAAATTTGAGATGCAGTTATTTCACCCCGGCTTTTTGTATCGCTCACCTGTTGAAATTAAAGTGGTGGATGATAACAGTGGTATTAAGAACATGTTGTTTGAAACAGACCGGTTCATTTACGAAAAAGACGCAGCGCCATTGAAAGGCTCTGTGCCGAAAGATGCAGGTTTTGCAGGCTTTAGAGTGCATTACCCTTTAAAAACCAATCACTATAAAGATGAAGTTGCAGTTTTCTTGGGCGCGTCTTATTTCCGCTTAATTGGCCCAGGTCAAATATTTGGTATTTCTGCTCGCGGATTAGCAATTGATACAGCGGAAGCGAGTGGGGAAGAGTTTCCCGCATTCACCAAATTTTGGATGTTAGAGCCAAAACCAGAAGATACCAAACTGATCTTTTTTGCCTTACTCGATAGCCAGTCTGTTACGGGAGCTTATCGTTTTGAGCTGGTGCCTGGGTTAAACACAGTGATGCATGTGCAAAGCACTATTTATGCACGGGAAGATGTGAATAAGCTCGGAGTTGCGCCGTTAACCAGCATGTATTTGAGCGGTGAAAACGATACCCGCAATTTCGATGATTTTAGGCCCGAGGTGCATGACTCAGATGGATTATCAATGCACACTTCTCGTGGTGAATGGATTTGGCGTAGCTTGAATAACCCCAAGGGGCTGCGCGTTACCTCTCTTCAAGATGAACAACCAAAAGGGTTTGGCTTATTGCAGCGCGACCAAAACTTTGCCAGCTACCAAGACACAGAAGCGCACTACCATGAACGTCCAGGCATGTGGATCACACCAAACAATCAATGGGGCAAAGGACGTGTCGAACTGGTAGAAATACCAACTAACTCAGAAACTAACGACAATATCGTGAGTTACTGGGTGCCAGCACAGCCGTTTAAAAAAGGTGAAATGCGCGAATTTGATTACACCATCAGATCGGTAAACGGAATGCTTAACAAAGAGGCTGTAGCGCGGGTCAGTCAAGTATTCAATAGTTGGGCAGCTTTGCCAGGGCAAGATGATGCACCCGAGAAGAATGTGCGTCAGATGGTGGTTGATTTTAACGCAGAGGAGTTTGCTCATTTAAGTGATTCTATCCGCTTAATGCCTAAATTAAGTCTATCTTCGGGGTCATACAAAGACCTAGAAGTCCTGCAATTACCCGACAAAAAGACGTGGCGGGCCCAGTTCAAATTACAGCCCGAAAACGACAATGCCATCGACATGCGCCTTTATTTAACACTTGGTGGTACAAGAGTGAGTGAAGTGTGGAACTACGTTTGGAGCGCGAATGAAGTCGAGTAA
- a CDS encoding sigma-70 family RNA polymerase sigma factor has protein sequence MEQDPMLSLLSATAQGDKKAFAELYQASSKQLYAVSLKMLKHKELAEEALQEAYVRIWHNASQYRAGKGTVLTWMISIARYRALDILRYHAVRKEEALSDNQVPVTTSSETMTETQQGLLEKCMGALDVQQRQAIHLAYFNGMSHHEVTAHLDLPLGTIKSWIRRGLQSLQRCLKL, from the coding sequence ATGGAACAAGATCCGATGTTGAGTTTACTCAGTGCTACAGCTCAAGGAGATAAAAAAGCGTTTGCTGAACTTTATCAAGCTTCGAGTAAGCAACTGTATGCTGTTAGCTTGAAAATGTTGAAACATAAAGAGCTGGCAGAAGAAGCACTACAAGAAGCCTATGTGAGAATTTGGCACAATGCGTCGCAGTACCGAGCAGGGAAAGGCACCGTCTTGACCTGGATGATCAGTATTGCCCGCTATCGAGCGCTAGACATTTTACGTTATCACGCAGTGCGCAAGGAAGAAGCCTTGAGTGATAACCAAGTCCCAGTAACGACGTCTAGCGAGACGATGACAGAAACTCAACAAGGTTTATTGGAAAAGTGTATGGGGGCATTGGACGTGCAACAACGCCAAGCGATACATTTAGCCTATTTTAATGGCATGTCGCATCACGAGGTGACAGCCCATTTAGATCTGCCTCTTGGTACGATTAAAAGCTGGATCCGCCGAGGTTTACAATCATTACAAAGGTGTTTGAAATTATGA